A genome region from Mercenaria mercenaria strain notata chromosome 11, MADL_Memer_1, whole genome shotgun sequence includes the following:
- the LOC123532288 gene encoding uncharacterized protein LOC123532288, protein MAEWFRLSALNHLPLNSVSLYSTLVVIGVSNPAGLWMFGGYTHMTSPQVREIMPGESLKRPEVVFSARNSRETSLTNGQTMVFTEIILNKGDGYNKEDGVFTVPYTGIYMFTVQWCIPSNKGFNFDFVANEVPFKKSSAYRKVGVVCDNFDALTTTLITEVECIINDRPLTHSSTNPADDEPLTPSHLLYGRRITSPIYPDDREEPEADDMSRDKADKLYRFKSATIEHFWSRWKHEYLTLLREFHKRLGGEGDPIRIGDVVQIHDDTLPRSRWSLGVIDDVVIGADGRTRAARVKSRKGIITRPIAKLYPLELIE, encoded by the exons ATGGCCGAGTGGTTCAGGTTGTcggctttgaatcacttgcccctgaacTCTGTTAGTTTGTACTCTACACTTGTCGTCATTGGCGTAAGCAATCCAGCTGGCCTTTGGATGTTCGGTGGTTATACCCACATGACGTCCCCGCAAGTGCGTGAAATAATGCCGGGAG AGTCATTGAAAAGACCAGAGGTTGTTTTTTCTGCAAGAAATTCAAGAGAAACCTCACTGACAAATGGCCAAACAATGGTTTTCACCGAGATCATCTTGAACAAGGGCGATGGTTACAACAAAGAGGACGGGGTGTTTACAGTTCCTTATACTGGCATCTACATGTTCACTGTGCAGTGGTGTATACCTAGCAATAAAGGATTTAATTTTGACTTCGTAGCAAATGAAGTTCCCTTCAAAAAGTCGTCTGCTTATCGTAAAGTTGGTGTTGTATGTGATAATTTTGATGCCCTGACCACT ACGCTCATAACCGAAGTCGAGTGTATAATTAACGATCGACCGCTGACACATTCATCAACAAATCCAGCAGACGACGAACCCCTGACGCCTTCACACTTACTATACGGGCGAAGAATCACCTCACCTATCTATCCAGATGACCGAGAAGAACCGGAAGCAGACGACATGTCACGTGATAAAGCAGACAAGCTATACCGTTTTAAGTCTGCTACAATTGAGCATTTTTGGTCCCGGTGGAAGCACGAGTACCTTACGTTGTTAAGAGAGTTCCACAAACGTTTGGGAGGCGAAGGCGATCCGATTCGAATTGGCGACGTAGTCCAGATTCACGATGATACATTACCCAGAAGCAGGTGGTCCTTAGGTGTTATTGATGACGTTGTTATTGGAGCAGACGGACGAACACGTGCAGCACGAGTCAAATCTAGAAAGGGCATCATTACCAGACCTATAGCAAAACTTTATCCGCTTGAGCTGATTGAATAG
- the LOC128546991 gene encoding uncharacterized protein LOC128546991, translated as MSSSGTTGFPKAVMITHFAIIANSLQQLSVGLATPEDCYIMFLPLFHVYGLYLVTLLCHVIGAKIVIMSRFQPDEYLRLIQKHKPNMLQVVPPVMVMFSKYPRVSEYDLSSIKTVICGAAPLSQEIEEVVKTKLKLPCVIQGYGMTEVGVTHANGREDFRYKSVGKILPLVEMKIVDVETGKTCGLNEEGEIWIKGPQISLGYLNLPEENKRFFTDDGWARTGDIGKEDDDGYLFVVDRLKELIKYKGLQVAPATLEDILLTHDAIADVGVIGVPDEDAGELPRAYVVKKAGKKITEAEIIRYVDSKVSPHMKLRGGVEFVSEIPRTLSGKILRKTLRLKAKALSKL; from the exons ATGTCGTCCTCTGGTACTACTGGGTTTCCAAAAGCCGTCATGATCACACACTTTGCTATTATAGCAAACTCACTGCAGCAACT ATCCGTAGGCTTAGCAACACCAGAAGACTGTTACATCATGTTTCTACCACTGTTCCATGTGTACGGGTTGTACCTCGTCACGTTACTCTGTCACGTGATTGGAGCAAAAATTGTCATCATGTCACGATTCCAGCCGGACGAGTATTTAAGACTTATACAAAAACATAAG CCGAACATGCTTCAGGTTGTGCCGCCGGTAATGGTAATGTTTTCCAAATACCCGAGAGTATCCGAATACGACTTGTCGTCCATTAAAACTGTTATTTGCGGAGCTGCACCGCTAAGTCAGGAAATTGAAGAGGTTGTAAAAACAAAGCTTAAACTTCCTTGTGTAATACAAG GTTATGGAATGACTGAAGTCGGTGTTACACACGCGAATGGAAGGGAAGACTTTAGATATAAATCTGTGGGGAAAATTTTACCCTTAGTTGAAATGAAG ATAGTTGATGTAGAAACCGGAAAGACATGTGGCTTGAACGAGGAGGGTGAAATTTGGATCAAGGGTCCTCAAATTAGTCTTGGCTACCTTAATTTACCTGAGGAGAACAAAAGGTTTTTCACTGATGATGGATGGGCTCGAACAG GTGACATTGGTAAGGAAGATGATGATGGGTACTTGTTCGTTGTTGACAGGCTGAAAGAGTTGATCAAATATAAGGGGCTTCAAGTTGCCCCTGCTACACTAGAGGATATATTGCTAACACATGACGCTATAGCCGACGTCGGTGTGATAGGAGTTCCGGATGAAGACGCGGGAGAACTGCCAAGAGCTTATGTCGTGAAAAAGGCGGGAAAGAAAATAACGGAAGCAGAAATTATTCGATATGTTGACA GTAAGGTTTCACCTCACATGAAGCTTAGAGGTGGTGTAGAGTTTGTCAGTGAAATACCAAGAACCCTATCGGGGAAAATTCTCCGTAAAACTTTGAGACTGAAAGCAAAAGCTTTGTCAAAACTTTGA
- the LOC128546945 gene encoding uncharacterized protein LOC128546945 yields MGERSKLKLEDIPCMNLGQFVLDHMRRHNRQSIAMVDADTDRNITYEDLIYRTERAASGLQTFGVRKDDVICVVSPNHTDYMVAFYATALLTATFQPVNPLYTRGIASLNFQTVLQH; encoded by the exons ATGGGTGAACGTTCAAAGTTAAAGTTAGAGGACATACCATGCATGAATCTAGGACAATTTGTGTTAGATCACATGAGGAGACACAACAGGCAATCTATTGCAATG GTTGATGCTGATACTGACAGAAATATAACTTATGAGGACCTTATATATCGGACAGAACGCGCGGCGTCGGGATTGCAGACGTTCGGTGTCCGAAAAGATGACGTCATATGTGTAGTCTCACCAAACCATACAGACTACATGGTGGCTTTCTATGCTACTGCACTTTTAACGGCTACATTCCAACCTGTAAATCCACTGTATACTCGAGGTATTGctagtttaaattttcaaactgTATTGCAGCATTGA
- the LOC123524796 gene encoding uncharacterized protein K02A2.6-like has product MQLESELTLEKAVQMARQSEIVKRQVKDQHDKERGSADEVSRGARPKQSLGEYRAPKQNPTKKKQHRTPMPKGQKQCTRCNRTHIQGNCPAKGKNCLKCGKMDHFSVCCRTKTLNELAEKSDYLGTIETGDGQWRAKLKVRHLLVCFKIDTGADVTVIPETVYLSLGSPKLKKTNKNLFGPGNKKLNVLGSFTETLSSQNKYSVEEIYVVRGIDRSLLGRPAIIGLNLVKLNIDEVTSVDSVKRTHPRLFRELGQLDGEYRISLNEGAKPFALAVPRRVPIPLLPKVKAELERMEKSGVIFKVDQSTDWCAGIVCVPKSDSNVRICVDLTQLNKNVRRENYPLPIIDQSLGRMAGAKYFSKLDANSGFWQINLAPESQLLTTFITPFGRFAFKRLPMGLSSSSEYFQKRMSQILEGIDGVLCQTDDILVYGRTSEEHDSRLETVLTRLEKANLTLNQDKCVFKKTQVKFVGHMVGQDGIAVDPDKVKAIRDLAPPKDVHSVRSFMGMVTQLGKFSPLLAEYSKPIRDLLSSKNQFYWGSDQQEAFDKIKCILTETPVLALYDPNRETTLMTDSSNYAIGCVVLQKQDNGEFKPVSYASRALTPTEQRYSTIEKEALGVTYGCEKHKDFLIGKSFTIVTDHKPLVPLLGQKDLSELPVRIQRFRLRLVQFSYTISHMPGKELIIPDLLSRHPTCDSLTFEDRQNCTETQMYVDLVLKSLPATDKRLQEIRSKQMSDYVCQKLIEFTQNGWPESESCEVSKLYWKFQGEITVNNGLLMRNDRLIIPSELKTDILARLHEAHQGINKCRSRAKESVWWLGISKDIENLVKGCDTCAKMQNEKREPLIATPFPDRCWSKLGSDLFQWRGCTYLLVIDYYSRYIEIAKLSSLSSATVVAHLKSILSRHGLCDTIVTDGGPQYVSDTFKQFCADYGIEHITSSPRYPMGNSEAERAVQTVKRLLNACDDPYLALLTYRATPLQNGLSPSQLLFGRQIKTTLPQAPQKLDPKPVNSREIQQKEKNYRNYSKENYDRSRRAQYLPPLKQGDGVFVKDMNIEGKIIKEDSRPRSFVVETPKSIISRNRRHLIKLNKTVSFDKEIDIPFQSPVSNEQSDSQLSPNQNTSNAESSNSVVTRSGRISKPPDRLNL; this is encoded by the coding sequence ATGCAATTAGAATCAGAACTCACACTTGAAAAGGCAGTTCAAATGGCTAGACAAAGTGAAATCGTAAAACGACAGGTCAAAGATCAGCACGATAAAGAGCGAGGGTCAGCGGACGAGGTCAGCCGCGGAGCCAGACCAAAACAGTCTTTGGGAGAATATCGGGCGCCGAAgcaaaatccaacaaaaaagaaacaacataggACACCAATGCCTAAAGGACAAAAACAATGTACTAGGTGTAACCGGACGCATATTCAGGGAAACTGCCCCGCAAAAGGGAAAAACTGTCTCAAATGTGGAAAGATGGATCATTTCTCTGTGTGCTGCAGAACTAAAACACTAAATGAACTCGCAGAAAAAAGTGATTATCTGGGAACAATAGAAACAGGAGATGGTCAATGGAGAGCCAAACTAAAGGTGAGACATTTGTTAGTCTGTTTTAAGATAGACACTGGGGCTGATGTTACGGTGATACCTGAAACTGTATACTTATCTCTAGGAAgtccaaaattaaagaaaacaaacaaaaacctatTTGGCCCTGGAAATAAGAAATTGAATGTCTTAGGTTCTTTTACCGAAACGTTATCAAGCCAAAACAAGTACTCAGTAGAAGAAATATATGTCGTGCGTGGCATTGATCGTAGTCTATTGGGCAGACCTGCAATTATCGGTTTAAATTTGGTCAAGCTTAACATCGATGAAGTTACTTCGGTAGATTCTGTTAAGCGCACCCATCCTAGATTGTTTAGGGAGCTAGGACAGTTAGATGGAGAATACCGTATTTCCCTTAATGAAGGAGCGAAACCGTTTGCTCTAGCAGTACCGCGACGTGTACCTATTCCATTGCTTCCAAAAGTAAAAGCTGAACTTGAAAGAATGGAAAAGTCGGGCGTCATTTTCAAGGTCGATCAAAGCACTGACTGGTGTGCAGGCATAGTCTGTGTACCAAAAAGCGATTCTAACGTTAGAATATGTGTTGACCTTACacagttgaataaaaatgtacgCCGTGAAAATTATCCCTTGCCCATTATTGATCAAAGTTTGGGGCGGATGGCGGGTGCAAAGTATTTCAGCAAGCTGGACGCCAATAGCGGGTTTTGGCAAATAAATCTTGCACCAGAGAGTCAGTTACTCACAACATTCATAACGCCGTTTGGTAGGTTCGCATTTAAACGACTGCCTATGGGGCTTAGCAGCAGTTCTGAATATTTTCAGAAGCGAATGTCGCAAATCCTTGAAGGCATAGACGGTGTTTTATGCCAGACTGACGATATTCTAGTTTATGGACGGACAAGTGAAGAGCATGACTCGAGACTAGAGACTGTCTTAACTAGGCTAGAAAAAGCAAACTTGACTCTTAACCAAGACAAATGTGTGTTCAAGAAAACTCAGGTAAAGTTTGTTGGACATATGGTTGGCCAAGATGGCATAGCTGTAGACCCTGACAAAGTCAAGGCTATTAGGGACTTGGCACCTCCTAAGGATGTGCACAGTGTTCGAAGTTTCATGGGCATGGTCACACAGCTAGGAAAGTTTTCCCCACTTCTAGCTGAGTATTCAAAGCCAATTAGAGATTTGCTGAGTAGTAAAAATCAATTTTACTGGGGTAGTGACCAACAGGAAGCATTTGATAAGATCAAGTGTATTTTGACAGAAACACCTGTTCTTGCACTGTATGACCCAAACAGAGAGACTACTCTTATGACGGACAGCTCCAATTATGCAATTGGTTGTGTAGTGCTCCAGAAACAAGACAATGGGGAATTCAAGCCAGTTTCATATGCTTCAAGGGCTTTAACTCCAACAGAACAAAGGTATTCAACCATAGAGAAAGAAGCTCTAGGGGTCACATATGGATGTGAAAAGCATAAGGACTTCTTAATAGGGAAATCCTTTACTATAGTTACTGACCATAAACCATTAGTACCACTTCTGGGACAAAAGGACTTGAGTGAATTACCAGTACGAATACAACGTTTCAGACTGAGACTCGTGCAATTTTCGTACACAATTTCACATATGCCTGGTAAAGAGTTAATCATACCTGACCTACTTAGTAGACATCCAACGTGTGACAGTTTGACATTTGAGGATAGGCAAAACTGCACTGAAACTCAAATGTATGTTGATTTAGTACTTAAAAGTTTGCCAGCCACAGACAAACGACTGCAGGAAATAAGGTCAAAGCAAATGTCAGACTATGTCTGtcaaaaattaattgaatttacTCAAAATGGGTGGCCTGAATCAGagtcatgtgaagtttcaaaattatattgGAAATTTCAAGGTGAAATTACTGTAAACAATGGGTTGTTAATGAGAAATGACAGGCTTATTATTCCATCTGAATTGAAAACAGATATTTTGGCTAGGTTACATGAGGCCCACCAAGGGATCAATAAATGTAGATCAAGGGCAAAAGAATCTGTTTGGTGGCTAGGAATAAGCAAAGACATTGAAAATCTTGTTAAAGGGTGTGATACTTGCGCTAAAATGCAAAACGAAAAAAGAGAGCCATTGATTGCTACACCTTTTCCAGACAGGTGTTGGTCTAAGTTAGGTTCAGATTTGTTTCAATGGCGCGGTTGCACATATTTGCTGGTGATAGATTATTATTCTCGCTACATTGAGATAGCTAAACTCAGTTCACTGTCGTCTGCGACTGTTGTTGCGCATCTTAAATCAATCTTGTCACGTCATGGACTATGCGACACTATAGTCACAGACGGAGGTCCGCAATATGTTTCGGATACTTTCAAACAGTTTTGTGCTGATTACGGTATTGAGCACATAACCTCAAGTCCGAGGTATCCTATGGGTAATTCAGAAGCTGAACGTGCCGTACAGACTGTCAAACGTCTGCTGAACGCGTGTGATGATCCGTATCTCGCTTTGTTGACATATCGGGCTACTCCGTTGCAAAATGGGCTTTCGCCAAGTCAGTTGTTATTCGGGCGTCAGATTAAAACTACACTCCCTCAAGCGCCACAAAAGCTTGATCCGAAACCGGTAAATTCTAGAGAGATACAGCAGAAAGAAAAGAATTACCGTAATTACTCCAAAGAAAATTACGACAGGTCTAGACGCGCTCAGTACCTTCCTCCACTGAAGCAAGGGGATGGGGTATTTGTGAAAGACATGAATATTGagggtaaaataataaaagaagatTCACGACCGAGATCATTTGTTGTAGAAACTCCTAAAAGTATTATTTCCAGAAATCGTAGACATTTAATTAAACTGAACAAAACAGTAAGCTTTGATAAAGAAATTGATATCCCATTCCAGTCACCAGTGTCTAACGAACAATCAGACTCGCAACTGTCTCCTAATCAAAACACATCAAATGCTGAAAGTTCAAACAGTGTTGTTACAAGGTCTGGGAGAATTTCCAAACCGCCAGATCGTTTAAACTTGTAA